The window AGCACCGGCAATAATCGCGATATCAAAGCCAAACATGATCCCGCCCAAAATAGCCGTGCAGCAGCTAAAGTACAAATAAAATGGATATTTCATCGTCACAATCCTTACCAGCATACGGGCTTAATGAGGAGAGAACATTGCCCATATCGCCTTGTCGTGTGCCTGCAATAATCCGCTAATGACCAGGCTGTTGCGAAACGCAACAGCCGCCACATTATTTAAGTTGTGGTACGTAATTTTCTTTAATCCGCTGACGGCGTGTTACGTAGGCGGGTAGCGGCTGCACGTTCGAACCCTCGGAAAACCAGGCGAAGGGGTCGGTACTGGCCACCAGCGCGAAATTGGCCCACGGGTTAAACGATCCCGAACGGATAATCACTTTGGCTTGGTGGGCAATCTCGCTGCACAGTCTTTCATGGCTGGCTTCGCTAAAGTCCGCGCCGGAACCGGTATAAATATCCTGTACCTGACGGTACAGATCCGGATTACAGTCGCGCACTTCGCGAGCGAACTGAATATCTTCGACAAAAACCTCCTGGCGCAGGACGCGGAGAATATCCGTCACGTCCGGGATACCTGGCCAAAAACCAAGATCGATACGGTTAGCGTTCGCCGGGATCGGGAAACCAGCATCGGTCACCAGAATAATATCGGTGTGGCCCAGGGTAGACAGCGCTGCTGCCAGTTGAGGATGTAGGATACGTTCAGGTCTCATTG of the Citrobacter freundii genome contains:
- the rbsD gene encoding D-ribose pyranase, coding for MRPERILHPQLAAALSTLGHTDIILVTDAGFPIPANANRIDLGFWPGIPDVTDILRVLRQEVFVEDIQFAREVRDCNPDLYRQVQDIYTGSGADFSEASHERLCSEIAHQAKVIIRSGSFNPWANFALVASTDPFAWFSEGSNVQPLPAYVTRRQRIKENYVPQLK